Proteins encoded by one window of Nicotiana tabacum cultivar K326 chromosome 10, ASM71507v2, whole genome shotgun sequence:
- the LOC107801688 gene encoding BTB/POZ domain and ankyrin repeat-containing protein NPR1, giving the protein MESGNELSSSLSFASSSYVSNGCSSPQEPGPNLDLLSNLSGSLEKLLLNPEYDYSDAEVVVEGISVGVNRCILAARSQFFHETFKKHNENTSKDEKPKYLLKDLVPFASIGYEVFSVFLNYLYTGKIKPSPPEVSTCVDNVCAHDACRPAINYFMELMYASSTFQINELIMVVERRLVNFIDKATPEDVIPILLVAFHCSSNQLLEHCIQRVTRSDLDNATLEKELPHEVLTDIKTRRLKSRQELEHDSIEVDSLSEKRIRRILKALESDDIELLKLLLEESNVTLDDACALHYAAAYCNSKVVNEVLELDLADVNLQNSRGYNVLHIAARRKEPSIIMGLLEKGASVLNTTRDGNTALSICRRLTRPKDYNEPTKQGKETNKDRICIDILERETIRNPMVGIMSSSSLVLADELLMRLLLFENRVALARMLFPHEAKLAMEKAHANSTLEFTGISATNGLSRNLRGVDLNELPSEQVKRLQERLCALQKTVETGQRFFPNCSEVLDRLLEDDLLDSLTLERGTAEEQRLKKMRYTELKDDVMKAFNKDKAEKYWEGFSASSSSSSSPKTRVSHKIRKNLFKGSPMH; this is encoded by the exons ATGGAGAGCGGAAACGAGCTTTCGTCATCCTTGAGTTTTGCTTCATCTTCTTATGTATCGAACGGTTGCAGTAGCCCCCAAGAACCAGGACCAAATCTTGATCTTTTGAGTAATCTAAGTGGCAGTCTTGAGAAACTCCTGCTTAATCCTGAATATGACTACAGCGATGCAGAAGTAGTCGTTGAGGGGATTAGTGTTGGCGTTAATCGCTGTATCTTAGCTGCACGAAGTCAGTTTTTCCACGAAACGTTTAAGAAGCACAATGAGAATACCTCAAAAGATGAAAAGCCTAAGTATTTGCTTAAGGATTTGGTGCCTTTTGCCTCAATTGGCTATGAAGTATTCTCGGTCTTCCTGAATTATTTGTATACCGGAAAGATTAAACCTTCTCCTCCAGAAGTTTCAACTTGTGTTGATAATGTGTGCGCTCATGATGCTTGTCGCCCTGCCATTAATTATTTCATGGAACTCATGTATGCTTCATCCACCTTTCAAATCAACGAACTCATTATGGTTGTAGAG CGCCGTCTTGTCAACTTCATCGATAAGGCTACTCCAGAGGATGTAATTCCCATACTTTTAGTTGCCTTTCACTGCTCATCTAACCAGCTTCTTGAGCACTGCATCCAGAGAGTGACACGATCCGATCTAGACAATGCTACTCTTGAGAAAGAACTCCCTCATGAAGTTTTGACTGACATAAAAACAAGGCGCCTCAAGTCTCGACAAGAACTTGAACATGATTCGATAGAAGTGGACTCCTTGAGTGAAAAGAGAATTAGGAGGATTCTGAAGGCTCTGGAATCCGACGACATTGAATTGCTTAAGTTACTTCTTGAAGAGTCTAATGTCACTTTAGACGATGCTTGTGCTCTTCATTACGCAGCTGCCTATTGTAACTCCAAGGTTGTGAATGAGGTCCTCGAGCTGGATTTAGCTGATGTCAATCTTCAGAATTCCCGAGGATATAACGTCCTTCACATTGCTGCTAGACGAAAGGAGCCATCAATAATAATGGGACTACTCGAAAAAGGAGCATCTGTCTTGAATACTACACGGGATGGAAACACAGCACTATCAATCTGTCGGAGATTGACTCGGCCAAAGGATTATAATGAGCCAACGAAGCAAGGGAAAGAAACTAATAAGGACCGCATATGCATTGATATTTTGGAGAGAGAGACGATTAGGAATCCTATGGTTGGGATCATGTCTTCGTCATCATTGGTGTTGGCTGATGAATTACTCATGAGGttgcttttatttgaaaatagag tGGCATTGGCGCGAATGTTATTTCCTCATGAAGCCAAGCTAGCTATGGAAAAAGCACATGCTAATTCGACGTTGGAGTTTACTGGAATTTCAGCAACAAATGGCTTATCTAGAAATCTGAGAGGGGTTGACTTGAATGAATTACCATCTGAGCAAGTGAAAAGACTCCAAGAACGGCTGTGCGCACTGCAAAAAACAG TGGAGACAGGTCAACGTTTCTTCCCTAATTGCTCCGAGGTTTTAGATAGATTACTAGAGGACGACTTGCTAGATTCCTTAACGTTGGAAAGAGGCACCGCTGAAGAACAAAGATTAAAGAAGATGCGATACACAGAACTCAAGGATGATGTTATGAAGGCATTCAACAAAGACAAAGCTGAAAAGTATTGGGAAggcttctctgcatcttcctcctcctcatcGTCCCCAAAGACTAGAGTTAGCCACAAGATTAGGAAGAA CTTGTTTAAgggcagcccgatgcactaa